ACGTATAAATAAAAGTCTTCTCTTTTCGGCTCTGGAATATCAACTCGTGACATAGCCGCCAACTGAAGCTTGGTAATAATAAGTGAGCCTAATAATTTAGAGTTATCCTCACCAATTCTTCCCTTGGAAATATTAGCAATAAATATTTTCCTGGTATCCATTATCTCTCTTATGTTTATTGTAGATTTAACTTGACCTACAATATTTCTAATAAGAGGATTAGAAATAAATTGACCTACCTTATTTTGAATAGCAGCGGTGGCTTCCGTCTCGTATTGTTTGCTATACATTGCGTATTCATTAAGCCAAAAGGCTTTTATAATTGGATCCTCAACTTTTTCTACTACCTTTTTCCTAAATTCAGAATCAGAGAACATTCTGTTAATACCCAAGAGAGTAGCATCAGGATATTCTAGAAGAGCCAAGATAGTATTGTTAAGAATATATTCCATTCTTGCAGACCAAACATCGGGCCAAATTTTCTTGAAAACACCCATTAATCCCGATGATATTAGATGGCGTTGATCAGGATTAATATTTTCCATAACGTTAAACGCAATCGGATACGAAAGATCAGCCGGATTGAAATATATAACATCGTTTATTCTAGTGGGAGGAACAAACCTTAAAATATTATCCGCAGCTTCTCCATGTGGATCGATAAAACCAATTCCATGACCATTCTGAATATCTTGAATCGCCATGTTTTCCATCATGGCTGTTTTTCCTACTCCAGTTTTACCAATAGCATAAAAATGACGCCTTCGATCGTCAAGTTTTATTCCGAACTTCCTTCTTCTATTGCGAAAAGTGGTTTCACCAAAAAAAGTAATTTCCTTCATAAGCAATGTTAATCTTCTACTGGAAGCTCATAAGGAGCTTCTCCTTTCTTAAATTCGACTCGTGGAAGTAATGATGACGGGGTTAATGTTCGTGACGGGAAGTGGTACAAGGTAGCTAATTCTTCAACGTTTAATATAAATTCTCCGCCAGAACTAGGAAAATAATAGGGAACGCGCATAATATATTTTCTAAAACTTTGTCTCTTTTTCAAATAAAGTCTCCTCTTAGGAAACCAAAAAGGATCATACCATTTCCTTCTAACCTTTGTTAAAGTTAGACCATCAGGAACCGGAGCGTTTAAATCATCGGTTACAAAATTAGTAAAATAACTCATTGGCAATTTTAGATTTGGCTTAAAAAAAACTCCCTTTTTGCCCAAGTAAACAAATCTGATATAGCATCTATACGCCGGCTTACTTAACTTCTTCTCAATAGCTGCAACTACATCCCTTTCTCCAGAAGTTAGTTTCATTTCAGGAGGAAGAATATCTTTTGACTTTTCCTCTTTCTTGGCAGGACCGTAGAACATCGTACTAATAATCTCACCAATAAATGATTGCTTGGGAGCAGGCCCCCCCCTAAAAGTAAGCTTATCAATAATTTGCTTTCCCTGAGTTATCCACCTAAGGTCACCATCGACATCACTCTCTGAAACAGCTTTTGCCCTTATCTGGACCCACATTTGCTCTCCTTTTTTTAAGGTTGATAATCCTTCAAGAAGAGATGCTATCGGATCAATTCTTTTTTCTTCCTTTGACTCCCTTTCAGTTTCAAATTCACGATAAGTTTTAATTGGATACGGATTTGGCTTTTTGAGCTTGTAGTCAGCCGCCCAAAGATCCCACTCCTTATTGGGCATATCACTCGGGACTCTTTTGGTATAATCTTCTACTTCAGCAATTTCAGCATCAGGAAATTGTGAATAAATATGACTCTCTACCATACCTCTAAATAAGGCATTACATCTTAATAAGAAATGTGGGACCCCATCAATTGATGCAACTTCAAAAGAATAAGCGGGAGTATCTTGACCATCCCACCATTTTTCTATTGGAGCAGGAGGCTGATGAATCTGCCAAAGGCCCATTAAAACTACCTCCATAGCCCTTATTGGCTTAAGAATATCATTTGGGACCCTTATTTCTAATAAAATATTCTTTTGCTTATCATCCCATATTTCATTTCTCCACCAAAGCCAAAGAAAAGATGTTGGCTTCCATAAAACAAAAGGAACTATAACCCACCACCAATTTTCAATTATTAATAAAATAATAACTATATATGGCACTGCTGAGATTAATAGTGGATCTATTACACCTAGTATCTCTTCGGGCATATTTTGAAATTAACTTTCTTTTATAATGTAGTGGCCGTCTAGATTCCTAGAGAAATATTTTCTGTTACTCAAATTTTGTAATATAGTGTTTTCTTTAACAATTCTTTGCTCTGAAACTTTTTGTATAATCTCTTCCCTAGAAAGAGGATTTTTAGATTTTTGAAGAATTCTTGTTATAACTTCTTTTACTTCACCCGGTTGATATCCCCATTCTTTTAAAGCATAAATACCCCTTCCTACCAAAACAAACCTTTCATCTTTAATCAATTCATTGTGAACAGTTTGAGGAAGCGCGCTCTTGTTAATAGCCATGGCTACTTTAGCAAAATGAAGTGGCGTGCCTTCTTTCTTTAGGACCAAGTAAGCTCTGTCCTTTATTCCCTTTGGATTAACCTCGGGCCAATTCTTTAGACCAAAAAATCCCTCATCATTTTGATGAATATGCTTTGATATTTCAAGATAGGAATTGAGTGGTTTATCAGAAAGGGGCGAAATCGTAGCACAATGACTAATCTTTAATGGCTCGTTTTTTTCATCCAATACATTATGAATAGATCCTACTACCTCTTTAGCATAACTTATGTGTGATGGGTCTATCGCCCAAAAAGAATGAAAATCTTTTGTTTCAGAGAACCTAAAAAATGTGTCGTCTAAATTAAGAAGAAAGAAAATATGATTAACCCACTTTTCTTGACCAAGAGAAGAAAGATAAAGATCTTCTTTTTTTACTCCTCCAAAGTCTTCAATTTTTTCTCTAAATTTTTTATAAACCTTGTTATACTTCTTGGTATTATTCTTAATCTTAGTCATGCCGTCAAATTCAATCTGTCTAACTCGCTCTCTTGTAATTTGATAATCATTGCCAATTGATTCAAGCGATTCTCTTCTTATTTTACCCGAAGAAACAAAATTAGAAGAATTATTAGGGCCATTTAAGCCGAACCTTCTTGAGATAACATCCTTTGTCCGGTCAGGAAGATTTTTAACAAGTTCAGATGAAATTTGATTATAATCAAACATATTTATTGATTAATTTTTTTCTCTTTCAATTTTAACCAAGATACTAAAAGTGGTCCGGCTAAAAATATTGAGGAGTAAGTTCCAAGCGATATTCCAAGTATCAAGGCCATTATGAAATATTTAAGTGTTTCTCCACCCAAAAAGAATATTGCAAAAAGAACAAATAGAGTTGTTAGAGAAGTATTGATTGATCTTCCAAGAGTATTATTTATACTCTTATCCACTATCTTTTCAAAATTAGCTCTTGGGTCAAGAGCAAGATTTTCTCTTATCCTGTCAAAAATAACCACCGTATCATTTATTGTATACCCTAGAACTGTCAAAAGAGCCACTGCGATTGGAATAGTGAATTGAACTCCGTAAAGATAACCAAGCAAAGAAAAAACTCCAATTACTATTAAAACATCGTGGAAAAATCCTATCCCGGCAGCAACCACTCCGTATTGCCATGATTTTATCGATCCTCCTTCAATACCAGTAAAAGTCATCGCAATATATATTACTATGGCTAATGAAGCTAAGATTATACTAATAATTGCATTATTACGTAATTCACTTCCGATAGCTGGTCCAATTGATTCAAAATAATTTACTCTTGCTTCAGACAGCCTATCTCTTAATTCTAAATAAGTATCATCTGAGATGTCCTTCATTCTGATTACAAATGAATTATCTCCGGCTGGCTGAATGGTTAATTCTCCCAAATCAAGGCCTGACAAAGTTCTTTTTAGCTCTTCAGTAGTTGGCCTATCTGATTCGTATTCTATTTCAATTATGCTACCTCCGGTAAACTCTATTCCAAGGTTCATGCCAAAATTAATAAGAGAAAAAATCGCTACTCCTATTAAAGTTAAAGATAGCGCGTAATATGCTTTTCTGTATTTAGTAAATTCAATCATGTTATTTCCAAAGTGATCTTTTATCAGCAAGCCTGCCTCCTTCAAAAGATTTCAAAAAATATTTCGTTATTATCATAGAAGAGAACATACTGACTGAGATACCAATAATTAGGGTTAAAGCAAATCCCTTTACAAAGCTTGTTCCTATAAAAAATAGAATGAAAGCTACAATCAGGGTCGTAACATTTCCATCTCTAATTGATGACCAAGCCATATTAAAACCACTATCAATACTATCTCGGATATTTTTACCTAAAGCTAATTCTTCTCTCATTCGGGAAAAAATTAATATATTAGCATCAATAGCCATTCCGATAGATAGAATAAACCCAGCAATACCTGATAGGGTAAGCGTTACGGGAAGAGCTTTAAATATTGATAAGACTAATAATATATAAAGGGATAAGCTAAGAACTGCCAATATCCCAGGCAATCGATAAAAAATAATCATAAATATAGCTATAGCTAAAAATCCCCATAATCCAGCTCCTAATGATTTGGTAAGCGAATCCATTCCTAAGGCTGGGCCAACACTTTGATGCGACATTAGCTGAATTGGAACTGGTAGTGCTCCACTCCTTAAACGATTAACAATCTCTCTGGCCTTTTCAAGGCTAGTGTCTCCGGTAATAACTGCTCTGCCTCCAGTAATTGTTTCTTGAATCATTGGAGCGTAAAGATCATCTTCTGTTATTTTTCCATCACCAGTAGTATCAATTATTGACCTACCGTCTAAAAATATTGCTAAAGGCTGACCAACATTTCTTTCAGTTATGGCTGCAAATATTTGAGCCCCTTCTGCTGTAAACTCAAGTTCAATCTGGATTCTTCCAGTCAACGGATCTACAATATAACGAGCAGTCTTTAAGTGATGACCTCCCAACTCGGTTCTTCTCCAAGTCAAACCATCTTGAATAGATCTTTTCTCAATTAAAATATGACTTGCTTTTATTTGTCCATCGTCATTTTCGTCTTCAGTTTTTTGAATGACATGATAACCGAATTGAGTTTCAATAATTTCAGATGATATCTCATCTTTAGATAGACCAAAAACTGCTTCCTCAAATTCAGGAACCATAATTCCTCGACCAAACCAACCTAAATCTCCCCCTTGATTGCCACTTCCAGGGTCATCAGAATAGCTACGTGCTAATTCACTAAAATCTTCACCGGCTAAAACTCTTCCTAATATCTCTTCTGCCCGCACTAATGCCTCGGCGTTATGCAGTTCTGCTTCAATCATTTGCTCTTCTTCAACATATAATTCTTTAAATTCTAGAAATGGTGTTTCTCCAATCATTCTCATGGCTTCAGCCGAATCGACAACACCAGCTAACTCTACTACTAGCCTATCTCCCTTAATTTGAACTAAAGGATCGACAATACCAAACTGATCAATGCGATGTCCAATAAGACTTTGTAGACTATCCATTCTTTGACTCCTTTCGCTCTCTGGAACATCAGAAAGATCTGCTTGATAAAGCATTTGTGTTCCTCCTTGAAGATCAAGTCCTAATCTAAACGGTCTTTCTGTAAAGTGAGAAAATTCAAGCCCTGTTTTATTATTCAAAAAATCTATTCCACGATTAAAAAATCCCGGATAAACAAAAGTACCTAAAAGAACTCCGAATAAAAGAAAAATAGCACTCAATAATTTATAATATCCTTTTTTCATTTCTTATATTCTATATAAAAAAGATCCGTATGTCAAACTTGGATGATACATTCTACTCCGAAGTGAAACATCGAAATAAATTAAAAGAGCATGTGTTTTCAGATAAAATAATTAATGAGGTATCATTAATTAACCCAATAAACAACATGCCTTTACAATAGAACAGAAAAATCAGCAATCTGTTCCGCTAAGAACCAAGATAAAGAAAAAGGAAATGGCAAAGCTTCAAGAAAAGAAACTGGTTTTGATATTTACTTTGCCTATCCATATCAAAAAGAAAGTTGAGAATCAAATAGAATCCAAGCCTTGCGTCATTATCTCTTCTTCTGGAAGAATAAAATCTTGATCCATCATCATAGGAGCCATAAGCTCTTCAATGGTGATATAGTCATCTGGAATTTCTACAACTACAGATTTCCCAAAATCATAAAAATTAATCTGAGCGTCCATAGATAATGTGCCTAACATATCATTATTAATCTCAGAAAGATCCATATCTCTTGTAAAATCTAACCTGTAAAGGTAAAAATCTTTCTTTCCAATAAATACTTCCATTTCAATGTTTCCAAATTGATCCATCAACCTGTTAAATTCTTGGTAATCACTTTCGGTTGGCATATCAATCAAATAATCATCATCTGAAAGGCTAACTATTATTTCTACTAAATCCGGGGTGATATTCTTTATTACATCTTTATCTAAATGAACAACAAGGTGGTATACATCAGTTCCGTTAATTTTTGTGTCAGGTAAAGCCTCTTTTACTTTCATCATATCGTTATCTTTGATCAGCTTCATAATCTTTTCAGTCACAATCTTAACTTTCCTATCCATTTCTTCAACATCATCAGTCGAAACCTCTACCTTAATCCATTGATTCCTAATCATGCTAAGATCCATCAAGGGAATAACTGGAATAGTTGTAAGTCTATAATATACATCATTTCCAGAACCGATCGCATCACCAGTTAAGGTGAAAGATGTGCCCTCGATAGAAGCATTAAAATCAAAATCTAGTTTACTAACATCAGCAACCATATCACTCTCTCCCGTCATATTATATGCAAATGCCACAGAAGAATCTTCGCCAACAACACCAATATTACCTTTCCATTCAAATCCATAACTATCTAGCTCACTCATTTTAGTAACCATATTACTCAAAATTCTTTCTGGAGAGGGACGAAAAATAAATGACCTTAGGGCAAAAACTGATCCACCCAATAACAAAAGAACTAATGCAATGAAAAGAACTTTATTTTTCTTGGGCTTCTCTTGGCTATACTCAGAGATTATTTTATCTTCTTCTATATTTTCACTCATCAATTTGCTCCCCCATTTGCCAATTTAACTGGCCAACAAAGGAAAATTATATTATTAATTGTACTATCCAACCACATTGGTAACGAAATGATTAGAATTAATAGTTATTGATTGATCAACTGTTCGACTTTCAGCTAATCTTTGGATCTTATCAGATCGTGCTTTAGAATTTTCTTCTGATGAGATTCTTAATTCTAATTCTAATAATTTTTGTTTAGGTGTCAAGTAATCAATTCCTCTATACCTTTTCTCAAATTTGGTATTAATTATTAGTTAGTTTTTTCGACCAACTAATATTATACTAAACCGTTACCAAAGTAGTTAGCAGTTACAAATGAGCCATTGAGTTGACTTTAAAAAAGAAGTATCGGGTTATCCGC
This genomic window from Candidatus Nealsonbacteria bacterium contains:
- a CDS encoding type IV secretion system DNA-binding domain-containing protein, translated to MKEITFFGETTFRNRRRKFGIKLDDRRRHFYAIGKTGVGKTAMMENMAIQDIQNGHGIGFIDPHGEAADNILRFVPPTRINDVIYFNPADLSYPIAFNVMENINPDQRHLISSGLMGVFKKIWPDVWSARMEYILNNTILALLEYPDATLLGINRMFSDSEFRKKVVEKVEDPIIKAFWLNEYAMYSKQYETEATAAIQNKVGQFISNPLIRNIVGQVKSTINIREIMDTRKIFIANISKGRIGEDNSKLLGSLIITKLQLAAMSRVDIPEPKREDFYLYVDEFQNFATSSFATILSEARKYRLSLILGHQYITQMEEEVRDAVFGNMGTITSFRVGPEDAEFLEKEFGPEFMATDLVNLPKYNIYVKLMIDGISGRPFSAETLPPLEPPKEVDVDKIINSSRERYGKSREVTEEKIKKWFGGAVLPVTSLESSLELYDAICSKCDKKTKVTFKPDETRPIYCKSCRKKIQKPSKEEDNKEENVSLDNINSKKPVLFSFFRKNKKEEAEKPKKSVDVNKLRGALQNSLGKIKKKNDEIT
- the secF gene encoding protein translocase subunit SecF; the protein is MIEFTKYRKAYYALSLTLIGVAIFSLINFGMNLGIEFTGGSIIEIEYESDRPTTEELKRTLSGLDLGELTIQPAGDNSFVIRMKDISDDTYLELRDRLSEARVNYFESIGPAIGSELRNNAIISIILASLAIVIYIAMTFTGIEGGSIKSWQYGVVAAGIGFFHDVLIVIGVFSLLGYLYGVQFTIPIAVALLTVLGYTINDTVVIFDRIRENLALDPRANFEKIVDKSINNTLGRSINTSLTTLFVLFAIFFLGGETLKYFIMALILGISLGTYSSIFLAGPLLVSWLKLKEKKINQ
- the secD gene encoding protein translocase subunit SecD, which produces MKKGYYKLLSAIFLLFGVLLGTFVYPGFFNRGIDFLNNKTGLEFSHFTERPFRLGLDLQGGTQMLYQADLSDVPESERSQRMDSLQSLIGHRIDQFGIVDPLVQIKGDRLVVELAGVVDSAEAMRMIGETPFLEFKELYVEEEQMIEAELHNAEALVRAEEILGRVLAGEDFSELARSYSDDPGSGNQGGDLGWFGRGIMVPEFEEAVFGLSKDEISSEIIETQFGYHVIQKTEDENDDGQIKASHILIEKRSIQDGLTWRRTELGGHHLKTARYIVDPLTGRIQIELEFTAEGAQIFAAITERNVGQPLAIFLDGRSIIDTTGDGKITEDDLYAPMIQETITGGRAVITGDTSLEKAREIVNRLRSGALPVPIQLMSHQSVGPALGMDSLTKSLGAGLWGFLAIAIFMIIFYRLPGILAVLSLSLYILLVLSIFKALPVTLTLSGIAGFILSIGMAIDANILIFSRMREELALGKNIRDSIDSGFNMAWSSIRDGNVTTLIVAFILFFIGTSFVKGFALTLIIGISVSMFSSMIITKYFLKSFEGGRLADKRSLWK